The window ATCATGAGGTCTAAAGCAGATTTTAAAGAGTCATTTACATAGATGACTTCTTTTTCTAGATGTGTAAGATCTGAAATCTGAGGTCTTACTGTATTTATAAGCTCAGGAGCCTCTAGATTAAAGTGGGTTAAGACAAATTCAGTCTCTTTGCTGAGTGCTCCAAGCCTTACAGCTTTAGACTGTTGACCAAGTTTATTTTTAAGTTCGGCATAAGCAATGGCCGAACATATAGAGTCGGTATCAGGATTTTTATGTCCTAAAACTAAAACAGAATCCATTTTTTAAAGTCCTCCTTTGATTTTTAACATTCTGTATGAGATTTTATCATTAAATGCTGAAATCAACAAGTCAAAATATGTATAATTTTAGAACTATCAAAGTTCTGAAAAATCAAATTATTTTTGTTTGTTTTTAAAGTAGAAACTAGGTTAAGTATATTAAGAGTGTTAAAGTTAAAAAAGAATTGGATTAAAATATTCGAAATTCCAGATATGAATAGGAGTGAAATGTTTTTTTAAAAAACTGTTGACATTTCGTTCGGAAACGAATATAATTATCTTGTAATTAAGTTAGTTGACTGGCGGTGATCTCATGGATATAAAAAATTCTGTTATAGGTGAAACTTGTGCCATAGGGATTATGACCTATATAACTGAAGAATTCGGAGTGTATCTTGAAAAAGAACTTAAAAGAAGAAAAATCCCAATACAAAGAAAACATGCCGGACTTTTTATGATTTTGTTTTTTAAAAGTAACAAGATAGAATTTAAAGAATTGGCTCACATATGGAGAAAATCAAAATCCACACTCTGTGACATTACATCTAAATATGCAGACCAAAAACTTATAAAAAAAACAAACTGCTGTTCAGATAAAAGAAATGTGTATATTGAAATTACTGAAGAGGGTCTTAAATATAAGAAAGATTTTGATGAGATAAGCGGTGACTTTTTAGAAAAAGCTACTTCAACTCTCTCTAAGGATAAAGTTGAAGAATTAAAATTTATTTTGGATAAAATGATTAAGGTTTTTATATAATCTTTTCATTTTTTTTCAAAAAGTTATTCGGAAACGAATGATAATGGGGTTGAAATGGTATAAATTATATGATTGTTATATTTTTTTTAAAGAAATCATTCGAAAACGAACAATCATAAAGATTCAGATAGATTAATTGAATGATTGATATTTATTTAAATAACCTAAGTTGCTACCTTTATTAAATTAAAGTATTGAATTTATAAGAATTCGTTACTTTTCTCTTGAAAGAAAAGTAACCAAAAGTTCAAGCCTGTGAAAAATCAGCTAAATAACCTTGAAAATCCACTAGCAATAAGGAAACTCAGAAAACAAGTTTCTGAGAACCAGAAAATATACTCGTATCACTCGTTATTTTTTGGCTACTCACTTCGTTCAAACAGTCGAATTTATCTAAGGATTCCACTTCGGTCATTCTTAACGCTGATTTTATCAATGGCAAGGGAAAAGAGATAAAAACCTCTCGCAAAAGAACGCATATATAGTTTGGTTTTAACTCTGTGAAACTCCCTATTTTTCTCTGCGTCCTCTGTGACCAAAAGGGTTTTTTATTATTCGTATTAATTTCCCTATCTTTTATTAGTGTCCATTCGTGACAAAATCTTTTGACTCTGATATTCAGATAAATTCAGTAATTTATAATAATTTTTTTTAAGTAGCAACTTGGGTTAAATAATATTAAAAATTAAAATACAGGAGATGAAAATTATGAAAAAAGTAATATTAGGAATGATGTTAGTAGTGGGGTCATTATCGTTTGCAAATGATATAGAAGGCAGAGGAGATGGGAGTTTCGTTAATAACTTATATAAGTATAATCAAGAAAAATCTTTAGATGAGAATCTCAGTAGAAGTGTAAAAAAAGTTGTAAATAAGGATCTTTCAAAACAGCTTTTAATAGAAAAGGAAAGAAGTAGCGACAGAGATTAAAGAAAAGGTTTTATCGAACGCGTATATCCTAGGATTTTTCATAGACTTCATAAGATGTAGAATAAAACTACACCTTATGAAGTCTTTTTGTTTCAATTTGTTTCAGAATTATTTATCAACTTAAATTATTTGTGGTAAAATCTTTTAGAGTTTCATTATTAAATTTTGAATAGACTAAAGATTTATTTGTAATTGGAGGACAGATGGAAAATATTTTGGAAAAGGCCACTAAAATCAAAGAGAGGATAGATAAATATAACTATTATTATTATGTGAAAAACGAAAGTCTGGTGTCGGATATAGAGTATGATAAGCTTCTGAAAGAGTTAGAAGAGATAGAAAGAAAAAATCCGGAGATAAAAGACGAACTTTCTCCAACAAATCAGGTAGGTTCTAGCTTGAGTGACACAAAATTCCAGAAGGTAGAGCATAAGAAGCCGATGCTTAGTCTGTCGAACACTTATAATATAAAAGATGTGGAAGATTTCCATCAGAGAATCGATAAAATCCTGAGTAAACTAAAAGAGGATGAATCTAAAAAGGTTACAGATTATGCTCTAGAGCTGAAGCTTGACGGAGTTTCAATAAGTGTCCACTATAAAAACGGTAAGCTTGTAAAAGGTGTAACCAGGGGAGACGGTACAGTGGGGGAGGATGTGACGGAAAACATCTTGGAGATAAAATCCATTCCCAAGTACCTAAAAGAAAATATAGATATAGAGGCAAGAGGAGAGATAGTCCTTCCTTTAAGTGAGTTTGAAAAGTTGAACCAAATAAGATATGACAGAGGAGAGGATCTTTTTGCAAATCCGAGAAATGCTGCAAGTGGTACCCTGAGACAGCTAGATTCTAAAATAGTCGCCGAAAGAAACTTAGACTGTTATTTTTACTTTCTGGCAGACTGCGATAAACTGGGGATAGAAAGACACTCTGAGAGTATGGAATTTTTGGAAAAGATAGGACTTAAAACCACTGGAGTCTGTGATCTATGCAGCAGTATAGAAGAATTGGAAGACAGAATAAGATACTGGGAAAATAACAGGGGAGTACTAGACTATGAGACCGACGGTCTTGTGGTAAAGGTTAACCTAGTAGAATTATGGGATAAATTGGGGGCTACAACAAAGAGTCCTAGATGGGCGATCTCATATAAATTTCCAGCAAAACAGGTAACGACTACTCTAAAGAATATTACCTGGCAGGTTGGAAGAACAGGTAAGGTAACTCCTGTGGCTGAGCTAGAAGAGGTGGAAGTTTCTGGCAGTAAAGTAAAACGAGCTAGCCTGCATAATTTTGATGAGATAGTAAGAAAAGATGTGAGAATAGGCGACAGGGTATTTATAGAAAAAGCAGCAGAGATAATCCCTCAGGTGGTCAAGGTAGTAAAAGAGGCCAGAACCGGAGAGGAAAAAGAGATAGTGCCTCCTGTAATCTGTCCAGAATGCGGGACAGAACTAAAAAAGGAGGAGGGGCTCATAGATTTGAGATGTCCCAATGAAAAATGTCCTGCTAAGGTAAGGGGTCAGATAGAATATTTTGTTTCAAGAGATGCCATGAATATAAATGGTCTTGGAAAAAAGATTGTGGAAAGATTTATAGAGATAGGGAAAATAAAAGATGTTACTGATATATATGACTTGCACTTCTACAAAGATGAACTTAAATCCCTGGAAAAAATGGGGGAGAAAAGTGTAGAAAACCTATTGAAATCAATAGAGGACAGTAAGAAAAGAGAGTATCCCAAGACACTTTACGCCTTGGGGATACCTCATGTGGGGAAATTCCTGGCTTCGCTTCTTGCCAAGGAAAGTAAGAGTATTAGCAGACTATCTCAGATGAGTATAGAGGAGCTACTGGAAATTGATGATGTAGGAAAAAAGGTGGCGGAAAGTGTTTACAGTGCTTTTAGAAATGAGGGGTTTTTAGAAAGAGTGAAAAAATTAAAAAACTATGGTGTAAACTTTAAAATAGAAGAGACGGAAGATGTAGATAAAACTTTTAATGAAAAATTTAAAGATAAAACCTTTCTTGCAACTGGCAAATTAGAACTTTTTACTAGAGAAGGGATTAAAGAATATATAGAATCTCTTGGTGGTAAAAATCTTTCAGGAGTTAGTAAAAAGTTAGATTATCTTATAGTGGGTGAAAAAGCTGGTAGTAAGCTGAAAAAAGCAGAAGAACTAAAAACAGTAGAAATATTAACTGAGGCTGAATTTTTAGAAATGACTAAGATCGCAGAGAATTAGAAAATCTTTAAAAAAAAAGATTTTCTAATTGGCAATTTATCTTAGTCGTTGAGAAATTACTGAATTTGTAAGAAAATTAGAGTCAAGGGATTTTGTCACGAATGAACACTAATAAAAGATAGGGAAATTAGCACGAATAAGGACAAAAGACTTTGGGCACAGAGGACGCAGAGAAAAAGAGTGAGCTTCACAGAGTTAAAACCAAAACCATAAATACCTTCTTTTGCGAGAGGTTTTTATCTCTTTTCCCTTGCCATTGATAAAATCAGCGTTAAGAATAACCGAAGTGGAATCCTTAGATAAATTCGACTGTTTGAACGAAGTGAGTAGCCAAAAAATAACGAGTGATACGAGTATATTTTCTGGTTCTCAGAAACTTGTTTTCTGAGTTTCCTTATTGCTAGTGGATTTTCAAGGTTATTTAGCTGATTTTTCATAGGCTTGAACTTTTGGTTACTTTTCTTTCAAGAGAAAAGTAACGAATCCCGATAAATTCAATAGTTTTTATAGAATTATAATCAGAAAATTAAGTTGCTTACAAATAGATAAATATATATATGTGTTGAAGTATTACTTTGGAGGAGCCTAAATGAAAAGAATTAAATCGCTATAAAAAAACTAGGAATAGAAAACCTTATGGGCGTTAAGCTCATGAAAGAGTTTAAAATATATAACTTTTTATATAGAACTATAGTCTAAAAATTTGAAAAGGTGGATTCAAAAGCAAAATCAGACGAAAGAGTTGGACTTTATTGACTTGAGTATATCTTTGTGATAACATGATAATGGGTTAGATTATACTACTTATGGAGAGAGGTAAGTTATAATGATTGGTTCTTTAATGAAAAAAGTATTTGGAACGAAAAATGACAGAGAGATAAAAAGAATAATGAAAATAGTCGATGAAATCAACAAGCTAGAACCACAGTTTGAAGGTTTTTCCGACGAGGAGTTAAAAGGTAAAACTGTAGAATTTAGAGAAAGAGTGTCAAAGGGAGAAACTCTTGATGATATTCTTGTAGAAGCTTTTGCAGTAGTCAGAGAGACATCGAAAAGAGTTCTCGGGATGAGACATTATGATGTACAGCTTGTAGGAGGAGTTGTCCTTCACGAGGGTAAAATAACTGAGATGAAAACTGGAGAGGGTAAGACTCTAGTGGCCACATGTCCTGTTTATCTAAATGCACTTGTGGATAATGTACATCTGGTAACGGTAAATGATTACTTAGCAAAAAGAGATAGGGAATTAATGGGAAGGATCTATGAATTTTTAGGTCTTACCTCAGGGGTTATACTAAATGCTATGCCTATCCCTGATAGGAAGGCAGCTTATGAATGTGATATTGTCTATGGTACAAATTCAGAGTTTGGATTTGACTATCTGAGAGATAACATGGTCAGCAAGCTAGAGGATAAAGTGCAGAGAAAACTCAACTTCTGTATAGTGGATGAGGTGGATTCCATACTCATAGATGAGGCTAGGACTCCTCTTATAATATCTGGACCGGCTGAAGACACGGCAAAATGGTACAAAATATTCTATCAGGTCTCTCAGATGCTTGTAAGAAGCTATGAAACAGAGACGATAAAAGACCCTAAGAAAAAGAAAGAGATGAATATTCCAGATGAAAAATGGGGCGATTATGAAGTGGATGAAAAATCCCACAACATAACTCTTACAGAAAAGGGAATAAAGAGAATAGAAGAGATAATGAAGATAGACAACCTCTACTCTCCTGAAAACGTAGAACTGACACACTATATGAATCAGGCTCTCAGAAGTAAGGAACTCTTTAAAAGAGACAGAGACTACCTCGTGAGAGAGGGAGAGGTAATAATAATAGATGAATTTACGGGAAGAGCCATGGAGGGAAGAAGATATTCAGACGGTCTTCACCAGGCTCTAGAAGCCAAAGAGGGCGTAACTATAGCAGGAGAAAACCAAACTCTCGCAAGTATAACGCTTCAAAATTATTTTAGAATGTATAATAAACTTTCTGGGATGACAGGTACTGCTGAAACTGAGGCATCTGAATTTATGCATACATACGGATTGGAAGTAGTGGTAATACCTACCAACAAACCTGTCATCAGAAAAGACAATCCAGATCTTGTGTACAAAACTCATGCAGAAAAAGTGAATGCCATTTTTGACAAGATAGAGGAACTACACAAAAAAGGACAGCCTGCACTTGTAGGAACAATTTCAATATCAAGCTCAGAGATGCTGTCTAGCCATCTGCAGAAAAGAGGTATACCCCACAATGTACTAAATGCAAAATTCCATGCCAAGGAAGCTGAAATAGTTGCTCAGGCAGGAAGATACGGAGCCATCACAATAGCTACCAATATGGCAGGTAGAGGAACTGATATCATGCTAGGCGGTAATCCTGAATTTATGGCCCTTGAGGATGTATCTTCAAGAGATGATGAAAGATATGAAGAATTGCTGAAAAAATATAAGATCCAGTGTGAAAATGAAAAACAGAAGGTTCTAGAAGCTGGGGGACTGTTTATACTAGGAACTGAAAGACATGAATCTAGAAGAATAGATAACCAGCTGAGAGGTAGATCTGGAAGACAGGGAGACCCTGGAGCTTCTGAATTCTATCTGTCTTTAGAAGATGATCTTATGAGACTATTCGGTTCTGATAGGGTAAAAGCTATGATGGAAAAATTGGGACTTCCAGAGGGAGAGCCTATAACTCATAACATGATAAGTAAGGCAATAGCCAACGCACAGAAGAAAGTAGAATCTAGAAACTTTGGTATCAGAAAATCCCTTCTTGAGTTTGATGACGTTATGAACAAACAAAGAGAAGCAATATATAAGAGTAGAAATGACGCTCTGGCTAAAGATGATCTGAAGTCAAATATTGCCGAAATGGTGAAGAGGACTATAGATAGCATTGCAGTTGAAAAACTTGTGGGAGAATACAAGGAAGACTGGGATATAAATGGATTTGCAGAGAGAATAAATGATTTATATGAATACAAAATCGAAGATTTAGAAGAGTATAAGGGGCTCACTGTAGAAGCTTACGGTGAAAAGATTTACAATGAGGTTATGAAAAAGTACAATGAGAGAGAAGCTATTTTTGGAAGCGACATGATGAGAAAGCTTGAAAAATATATGCTCTTCGAAGTTGTAGATTCAAGATGGAGAGAGAATTTAAAAACTTTAGACTCACTTAGAGAGGGGATATACCTGAGATCTTACGGCCAAAAAGATCCTATTGTAGAGTATAAGCTGCTTTCAGGAGAACTTTATCATCAGATGTTAAAGACAATCAATGAGGAGACCACTTCATTCTTATTTAAGATAAGAATAAGAGATGAAGAAGAGGAGCTTGAGATAAAGAGAAAAGAGACTCCTAAAAATGTAAAATACAGTGCAGGAGATACTCCGGCAGAAGAGGCAGAAAAACAGAGACACTCAAGCAAAGTGGGGAGAAATGACCCTTGTCCTTGTGGAAGCGGGAAAAAGTATAAAAAATGTTGTGGAAGAGTATAAAAAACTACTATGGAGGATAAAAAGATATGAAAAAACTATTATTTTTACCGATATTGCTAATAATGGTATCTTGCAGTTCTCTTTTTGCACCTAAAACTGATCTGGCAGAAAAATACAGTGTGGACAAGGAAGCTGTTAAAAACTGGGATAAAACCATAAGTGAGACAGTAAAAGGTGAAGCTCTTATAGAGGACTGGTATGGAAATGAAGAACCGGTATTTTATTTGAGAAAATCAGGGATCATGAAGGAGAAAGAATATAATTTTCTTGCTTCTTTAAAAAAGAAAGAGTCTATAACTCAAGAGGACATAGAAGAATTTAACGGTCTCCTAAACAAGTACAACAAAAAACTTAAAAGAGAATTTTGGCTGAAAGATGAAAATCTAAAAGACCCTAAGGGGCTTGCAGAAAAAATAGTTAAAGAGGCCAATTTAAGAATGAAAAATCCTTCAAATTATATTTTAAATAATGTAGCTACAGGAAAAGAAAAAGATCTTTTATCCTCTTATGCAGGTAAGAAAGACCTTACAGAAAAAGAGACCCAGAAACTGAAAAAGATTCTTAATTCTTTCTTGAAGAGAGAAGAGTTTTTCATGGCAGAAAACTGGTATAACAGAGAGATGTCTTCTAGACTTATGGAGATAGTTGAAATTTCTCAAAAAGATAAGGTTTCTAAACTAGAGAGAAACAATATAAACGCAAAGGCGCTTTATATTGCCTATCCAGAGTATTTTTCAGAACTGGAAAAATGGAAAGATTAATGTATAGACCGGGCAGTGAAAAGCTCGGTCTTTTCATATGTTTATAAATTGGCAACTCTTTGCAACTTAAGTTTTGAAGATATCGATTAAAATTGAAATTTTCTCTGAGCTGAATTATAATAAAGAGACAGATTAAGGTTACCGGAGGTAATTGTGAAAAATAAAAATGACATATGCCCACTTTGTGGGAAAGAGAACAACTGTGCTACGGCTGCAGGTTCAGATCCTTATAGCTGCTGGTGCATGACTCTAAAAGTTCCTGAGGAACTTTTAGAGAGGATACCAGAAAAGATAAGGGGAAAAGCCTGTGTCTGTAAGGAATGCGTGGAAAAATATTTAAAAGAAAAATAGGAGGACTGACATGGTAGATATGCATCTGCATACAACAGCCTCAGACGGGGCTTTGTCCCCGACAGAACTTGTAGAAAGGGCCTATAAAAAGGGGATTAAGGTTTTGTCTATAACAGACCATGACACTGTGGACGGTTTGGAAGAGGGGAAAAAAAGAGCTCTTGAG is drawn from uncultured Ilyobacter sp. and contains these coding sequences:
- a CDS encoding MarR family winged helix-turn-helix transcriptional regulator; protein product: MDIKNSVIGETCAIGIMTYITEEFGVYLEKELKRRKIPIQRKHAGLFMILFFKSNKIEFKELAHIWRKSKSTLCDITSKYADQKLIKKTNCCSDKRNVYIEITEEGLKYKKDFDEISGDFLEKATSTLSKDKVEELKFILDKMIKVFI
- the ligA gene encoding NAD-dependent DNA ligase LigA, with the protein product MENILEKATKIKERIDKYNYYYYVKNESLVSDIEYDKLLKELEEIERKNPEIKDELSPTNQVGSSLSDTKFQKVEHKKPMLSLSNTYNIKDVEDFHQRIDKILSKLKEDESKKVTDYALELKLDGVSISVHYKNGKLVKGVTRGDGTVGEDVTENILEIKSIPKYLKENIDIEARGEIVLPLSEFEKLNQIRYDRGEDLFANPRNAASGTLRQLDSKIVAERNLDCYFYFLADCDKLGIERHSESMEFLEKIGLKTTGVCDLCSSIEELEDRIRYWENNRGVLDYETDGLVVKVNLVELWDKLGATTKSPRWAISYKFPAKQVTTTLKNITWQVGRTGKVTPVAELEEVEVSGSKVKRASLHNFDEIVRKDVRIGDRVFIEKAAEIIPQVVKVVKEARTGEEKEIVPPVICPECGTELKKEEGLIDLRCPNEKCPAKVRGQIEYFVSRDAMNINGLGKKIVERFIEIGKIKDVTDIYDLHFYKDELKSLEKMGEKSVENLLKSIEDSKKREYPKTLYALGIPHVGKFLASLLAKESKSISRLSQMSIEELLEIDDVGKKVAESVYSAFRNEGFLERVKKLKNYGVNFKIEETEDVDKTFNEKFKDKTFLATGKLELFTREGIKEYIESLGGKNLSGVSKKLDYLIVGEKAGSKLKKAEELKTVEILTEAEFLEMTKIAEN
- the secA gene encoding preprotein translocase subunit SecA, which encodes MIGSLMKKVFGTKNDREIKRIMKIVDEINKLEPQFEGFSDEELKGKTVEFRERVSKGETLDDILVEAFAVVRETSKRVLGMRHYDVQLVGGVVLHEGKITEMKTGEGKTLVATCPVYLNALVDNVHLVTVNDYLAKRDRELMGRIYEFLGLTSGVILNAMPIPDRKAAYECDIVYGTNSEFGFDYLRDNMVSKLEDKVQRKLNFCIVDEVDSILIDEARTPLIISGPAEDTAKWYKIFYQVSQMLVRSYETETIKDPKKKKEMNIPDEKWGDYEVDEKSHNITLTEKGIKRIEEIMKIDNLYSPENVELTHYMNQALRSKELFKRDRDYLVREGEVIIIDEFTGRAMEGRRYSDGLHQALEAKEGVTIAGENQTLASITLQNYFRMYNKLSGMTGTAETEASEFMHTYGLEVVVIPTNKPVIRKDNPDLVYKTHAEKVNAIFDKIEELHKKGQPALVGTISISSSEMLSSHLQKRGIPHNVLNAKFHAKEAEIVAQAGRYGAITIATNMAGRGTDIMLGGNPEFMALEDVSSRDDERYEELLKKYKIQCENEKQKVLEAGGLFILGTERHESRRIDNQLRGRSGRQGDPGASEFYLSLEDDLMRLFGSDRVKAMMEKLGLPEGEPITHNMISKAIANAQKKVESRNFGIRKSLLEFDDVMNKQREAIYKSRNDALAKDDLKSNIAEMVKRTIDSIAVEKLVGEYKEDWDINGFAERINDLYEYKIEDLEEYKGLTVEAYGEKIYNEVMKKYNEREAIFGSDMMRKLEKYMLFEVVDSRWRENLKTLDSLREGIYLRSYGQKDPIVEYKLLSGELYHQMLKTINEETTSFLFKIRIRDEEEELEIKRKETPKNVKYSAGDTPAEEAEKQRHSSKVGRNDPCPCGSGKKYKKCCGRV
- a CDS encoding cysteine-rich CWC family protein, yielding MKNKNDICPLCGKENNCATAAGSDPYSCWCMTLKVPEELLERIPEKIRGKACVCKECVEKYLKEK